One segment of Peromyscus leucopus breed LL Stock chromosome 5, UCI_PerLeu_2.1, whole genome shotgun sequence DNA contains the following:
- the LOC114694510 gene encoding metallothionein-1: protein MDPNCSCSTGSPCTCSSSCGCKNCKCTSCKKSCCSCCPVGCSKCAQGCVCKGASDKCSCCA from the exons ATGGACCCCAACTGCTCCTGCTCCACTG GCAGCCCCTGCACCTGCTCCAGCTCCTGCGGCTGCAAAAACTGCAAGTGCACCTCCTGCAAGAAGA GCTGCTGCTCTTGCTGCCCCGTGGGATGCTCCAAGTGTGCCCAGGGCTGTGTCTGCAAAGGGGCATCGGACAAGTGCTCGTGCTGTGCCTGA
- the LOC114694511 gene encoding metallothionein-2 — protein MDPNCSCATDGSCSCTGSCKCKECKCTSCKKSCCSCCPVGCAKCSQGCICKEASDKCSCCA, from the exons ATGGACCCTAACTGCTCCTGTGCCACAG ATGGATCCTGCTCCTGCACCGGGTCTTGCAAATGCAAAGAGTGCAAATGCACGTCCTGCAAGAAAA GCTGCTGCTCCTGTTGCCCGGTGGGCTGTGCAAAGTGCTCCCAGGGATGCATCTGCAAAGAGGCTTCGGACAAGTGCAGCTGCTGCGCCTGA